The Raphanus sativus cultivar WK10039 chromosome 6, ASM80110v3, whole genome shotgun sequence sequence GACTTTATTAATAGCACgaactataatataaataaaatatgcatgTGCTGTGAAATTTAAATAGTAAGTTCTCACGTTGCCCTTCTTTTATTCCTCCTTCTGTCCGAACAACACATCACATATAAGTCCTAAGTTTAATTGGACTTGTTTTGTGACCCGCGATATGTACAAAACGTTAAAATTTCATGCGAAAGTTTGCATATCGATTAATTCGTAAATTTTTAACAATAGCACATGTGCTCGATTTGACACATAGTGTTGTGTGTAAtcccaaaacaaacaaaaatgtaCAACCAAATCAGTGGTTACGCAACTTGGTCCTAgtaatgttacaaaaaaatgaagatgGACTTAGTCGatcttatataaatttatatgttaaaactACAAATATTTGAATTCACGATATGCATTTTTCATATTCAAAACAATGTGATATGTGTGTTTATAATGGACAATCGTATCAATcgaatttttatatagaaaagtTTAGACCAATACTATCTATTACGTAACTAGTTTCCAACTTTGATTAATATGAGATTAATTGGAAAGAAGcttaatttttttgcatattaAACCCAAAATATACACCATTATACTAATTGATAGAGGTAGAATTGGATACATACTTGTAAAAGTACAACAATTGATATCAGAACCAAAATCACAAAATCTTacaagaaaaccaaaatatCTTTCAAGTTCAAAGAGTTTAACATCAGTGGAAAAAGAAGTATATGGTAAAGGCAATCAGAGATCCTGAATATTCAGTTGTGGAAAAATCACTTTCAAATTGACCTTGCAATTAAAGGACATATCAAAAATCTCCTTATAACGTTGATTTACAAACATTAGGTGAAtaatcccctagtctatatttgagaagtgatttgccacatgtcttctctacaatcgttttcacaaaagaaattgtgacgtggctattaagattgatgacatgtcatatggttaaatatgacatggacaattacatttaatgctaatatatatttctggaaatctttttagaatataacaataactcatatattacatttaatattgatttatattttggtaaactttgtagaatatggtaataactcataaatcatcactaaataaatatattcaaatatgatatttgaatttcgaaatattatataattttacttttataataataaaattttattatctaaattttttaaaattttctgaattaaaaaaaaaataaatcgtaatatcattagtttcttttagatatctacaaattatataaatattatttagttttaaattttgataactatacaattttatatgattttagtaattttgtacaagttgatataataatttaaccaaatgaaataaataattttgtttatctaagattttaactttatatatatacatatatattcttaaatataatttaaaaaaaaatattttctcttaatttcatgcttaattaatgatatttatattaattattagtcaaaataataaaatatataatattaataaattacattttaaaatataaaatgtaacttttaaaaaattcatcactacacatggtgcatgaaaacacctagattaataattgtgacatagctactaaaattgatgacatatgttatagattaatatgacatggacaattatatataatgttaatttatatttttgataaaaaatttaaaatatggtaataactcatatattatatttattatcgatttatatttttggactttttaaaaatatggcaataacgcataaatcatcattaaaataaatatattcaattatggcatttcaaattttgaaatatcatttaaattaaaaatatttcaaaaatatatacatatttttagaaaattataaaattaaatcataaaatcaaattaaatcgtaaaatcattagtttcttatatatatttacagattttataaatattgtttaattttaatttttgataattctgaaattttacatatttatttaatatatttaattaaaataaatagatagaaaaatctacctaagattataattttaaatatatacatgcacattcttaaatataattcaaaataaacaaaattgattttatcttaattttaatgttcagttaaatcaaatttatattaaaatattgataagaaaaaataaaatttataatattaataaaaaataaatataatttatatttatcttttaaaaaatttttaaaattcttttactgcacatggtgcaggaaaacacctagtttataattatataaaaaatgttagaaGAAACGTTTCATTAGTGAGTTCGCCAGTACAATGTGTGCCATGTTTCATTGAAGGTTCGAGATCAAGAATTTGTGTGATACTTTGTTTGAGATATTAATAAAATCTCACATTATAACTTCAGATAAATAATACTTTTTCCTTGTTTCATAGTATAAATAgctttacaaatatttttttgttttaaactgGAGATAGTTTTTAACATTTGAATGCAATTTTTGtacttttttaatattgtatGACCAATTAAACTATGTAAgcattttataattagtttaagtttatatattaaattaatattcttttaaaagaaacaacTTTTTTAATATGGTGCTACTAACGGAATGAAAAGtacttaatattttgaaaaagatGAAATATGTAGTATATAAGTAATATTTAACCCTGATAAGTATGAATCATTTTAGGAACAGAGTAAAAACAATGCATAAAATATGGAGAATTAATATTTTAGCATCACcagaaaaaaaatgatcaatATAAGCAAAAAATGTAGGTTATTAACACTTGGATCATCTGGACCCACTTTTGTAGGGATCAGGATATccatgtataattaaaaaaataacaatctaGAATTTGTATCATGAGCTCATACATAATATTATACTAATGAATATAGTTAGACATAATCTAGAAAATAATCCAACAATTTATGTGAATAAATGCGaatcaaaataagaaaaaaaacaaccgaaaaacataaaaggaaaattttgaTTGGAACAAATACCCATCTAAATTTTATACAATGATTATATGAATAAATCACTTTTAACTTTTTAGATCCGTATTTCTAgcttaaaacttaatattttattatcttataaaaACTTCCTTATGTActataatgtttttaattctaaaaatatatgccATACCAATAAACGTATTCATTTTTAcctataaatatgtatttttgcCGATGTACCGAGAATTATAATTTCCATAGTCAACATGTTTATTATCGACAGCGATATATGtgttttgatgaaaaaaaactgtatttttggtaaatttgaACAAAAAGGTGCTCTCGTCTCCGAGTGTATTGGCAAGAACTCTATGTGTGTTGATGAAAAAGAGTGTCTTTTGGTTCCTATGAACAAAAAAGGCACTCTCATCTCCGAATGTGTTCGCAAGAACTCTATCTTTGACGTTTACCTTGTTATTTGCATGATTTTCACACCCACCCTTAAACCTAAGTGGGATATGAGCTCTTTCAAAAGGCAAGAGAAGAGTAGTGGAGTCGTTGGGGGTGCATACGTGCGTGCGTACTTTCTTTCAGCATTCATCTAGAGAGTAATTTGGCGGCGAATGGCTAAAGCCGATAGTACCACAACCAGCCAATATGAGCCGAGTCGGTGATGGTTCCTCGCCTGTCAAAGCCTTTTTGAGCCATATCCGTGGAAACCCCACACGTGTCCATTCCAATCAAATCATGGTAGGAAGCGACGGTCAGATATTTATCTCGATCCACACATCTTTCTCTCCTCATCTCAGCCGTCCACTACTCTCGTATGTTGTATCTCGCTATCATACATACTTTTTTTCAACCAAATACCCGTTAAATTCATGTGAAGATTATGATATCCTGCATTTAAAATTGAATATGTGGGTAACGACAACCCTCGTTAAAAAGTACTCCCtccattttttattataagtcgttttagaactatacacacaaattaagaatatcattaatttcttatattttctagacaaaaatatcattaattatttaactAACCATAAATCAACCAATGAAAAAATAGATAGTATTTTATCATTGGTCATACAACATTAActcttaataaattttacatagaaaaccgaaaacgtcatataatttgaaacagaaaaaattctctaaaacgacttatataaaagaacagagggagtaataacGTAGAGCTATTGttaatcatctttttttttatctcaaaCACTTTGATTTCACATTCTTTTTTTAGGTGTATGTTGTTAAGTGAAAGACATAGCTTACGTGTACCACATTATTGTGAAAGATTGTTCTCATTCTTCATTAAATATACATAACTCAGCTATCGTTTCTATTGTGGTGTATTTATTGCTTTTACATACACAATACTACTTAATAAAGACCAATGTGTATGTCTCcatttcatataaaattatattacattgtgaaactaataaattttatacttatATAAGCACAGTCCACAAATTTCATGAGTCAGGTCCTTTCGTTTTCAAAGATCCCTCTAACTCCACTATAAATCCCAAGTTCTCTCACTTCTTTAATCTCCACTATAAAAGGAACtaacttcatctctctctcttccatcACACCTTCCCTCTTCTTcacttcatcttcttttttttgctttaattcACTTCAtcttcttacaaaaaaaaagaatattatctTCAAGTACCAGACAGAATCGTCTATTTTAGTTAGAActcttattaataaaattttcataattatatttaaagcACACACTCTTTTCTCAATAATGAGATTCTCTCTTTCTCCTGCACGTCCGTACAGTGTAGTACCTTCACTACCAAACTACGACGTTGTTTCACACGTAAATGTTAACATGTCGTGGAGCCGTAAATGTAGATGCGTACTTACTCTTCCTTCTCCTACAATATCTACTTCCCGGTCACCGGTTATACCCAAACCAGAAATGTGGGAGGGTTTGCTGCTAAACCAAGATCATAATTCCGGTGAACTGACGTTCTCTGGTTCGAACAGCCCGGTTAAGCTAAACCGTAAATGGAAGGAGTACCAGGGGCTTCAGAATTGGGAAGGTCTTTTAGACCCATTGGACGATAATCTCCGAGGGGAGATTCTCCGGTACGGTCAGTTCGTGGAATCGGCTTACCAGTCCTTCGATTTCGATCCTTCTTCTCCAACCTATGCCACGTGCCAATTTCCGAGGAACACGCTGTTAGACCAATCCGGTTTACCTAACTCCGGTTATCGAGTGACGAAGAACCTCCGTGCCACGTCAGGTATTAACTTACCACGTTGGATTGAGAAAGCGCCTAGCTGGATGGCTACACAGTCCAGCTGGATTGGTTACGTGGCGGTATGTCAAGACAAAGACGAGATCTCACGGCTCGGACGTAGAGACGTCGTCATCTCATTCCGCGGAACCGCCACGTGTCTTGAGTGGTTAGAGAATCTCCGAGCCACGCTGACGCATCTCCCTGATGGGCCGAGTGGACCTAATCTTAACGGGTCTAACTCTGGGCCCATGGTCGAGAGTGGGTTCTTAAGCTTATACACATCAGGGGCCCACAGTTTGAGAGACATGGTAAGAGAGGAGATCTCGAGGCTGCTTCAGTCTTACGGCGACGAGCCGCTGAGTTTAACGATAACGGGACACAGCCTCGGAGCGGCCATCGCGACGTTAGCGGCGTACGATATCAAAACGACGTTTAAACGTGCGCCAATGGTAACCGTCATGTCTTTCGGAGGTCCACGCGTTGGAAACAGATGCTTCAGGAAACTACTTGAGAAGCAAGGCACGAAGGTGTTGAGGATCGTGAACTCCGACGACGTCATCACCAAAGTTCCAGGAGTGGTTTTAGATAACAGAGAGCAAGATAACGTGAAGATGACGGCGTCGATGCCGAGCTGGATACAGAAACGAGTGGAGGAGACGCCGTGGGTTTACGCGGAGGTCGGGAAAGAGCTTCGGCTGAGCAGCCGTGACTCTCCGTACCTGAACGGCATCAATGTTGCCACGTGTCACGAGCTGAAGACGTACCTACATTTGGTAGATGGGTTTGTGAGCTCCACGTGTCCATTCAGAGAAACGGCTCGAAGAGTCCTCCATAGATGAAGATTCATTAGATATACGTAACTTTGTGCATTAAAAAGCATTAAACCGAGAAAGAAAGTCCCGGTTTAGCTCCGGTTAACAGATTAATATCGTTACATTACATGCATCTCTAACTCAGTGGTAGAATTAGAAAGTACAGctttaaaagagaaaaagtgTAAAGAAGTCGTAATctcaaataatgtatatatatgattttttctttctttattatcttattaaatTGTGGTTATTAGTCATAAACTTTTAGACGCATGTGTGTCTAAAATCTGAACTCTTAAAGTCGAAAATTGTCTGAACTTGACCGAAAGGAAAGTTAAAAGACATATATAACCCTACTCCGTCCAAATTTGAGAAATTATCTGAGGTGCCAAGCCACGTAAGCACCGACCGGCTGAAGATTTTGACTGAAAATGTACTTTGCAAAATCTAAGAAGGAATCAGTTGCTTGTGAGATCAAAATCCAAAAGCCAAATAAGATCACGCATCATGCGCCGTCCAATACCTTATATACTTATTTTCCTCGTTACTATGAAAACACCCTTACGCGTTATACATTACAACAACATCATTTTGGCTATGCAAAAGCAACCTTGATAAGTTAAATATACAACATTATCGAATAATTGATCCAGTAATCACCCCCACCAGTACTGCTTTTACATTAAAGTTTAATGCTGCACATTACATATTCTCACAGGTTATAGCAAAAAATATGGTATCATTTTCTCGTCCCATATTTCATGGTAAAAATCACTTGTGATAGTATAATGACTATATCTAGTGACAtcttttataaaactttttttttttgcattaggGTAATCTGTTTAAGTAAACTTTTTTGTTGCTCTCTTCGGTTTTGGTACTCCAGAGTTTTAAAGATAGTTTTAAATCACAACAGAAATcaagttgcaaaaaaaaaaatcacaacagAAATCAGCCATATATCCAAAACTGAAGAGactttaaattcacaaacaaatTAATCTTATCTATTTTACCAAAAACTAATGATGAAACTATCCTATAGTAAAAGAATTACACTAGGTAAATGGTAGTCCTGTCGATCAAAACATCATAAAATGAATGTAAGAGAAGATACTTAACGGATAGGTAACATACTTGGTAATATAATAGACACATTAAATAACACGTACATGTTCGTGAATTTCTAAATATAGTGTTTAATTAATTACTAAAGTAATAGCAAAAGAGCTTACAGAGGGTAAGTGACGTGACGGTGGCGGAGGGGAGGGTACGAATGTCAACATTGAATTTTTTGTTAACTATTTCGTTCGAAGCATTTCTCCTACGAAAATTTCTCAATGTtgaatttctcaaaatataatattaaagtaCCTTAATATTTACTTGCGaaccttttaaaatataagaaaataaaatataatttttaagagAATTTGATATGAATTtctcaaattttgaaaaaattattaataaatttataaagataATAATTTTGGTTTACTATCATGATAAGTACTCAATATGTGATAGTCATATTAATCATGATATGAGTCCAAATGAACTGTTTTCTCATATGTTtcaattattttagtttcatttaATCAAATGAGCAAACGTTCTATGTACGTACACAAAATTCATTACATTAAACTTAACATCATTCAATGTTGATTTCACATTTCAGTATAGTAATTCACTGAGTTACTAAGTGAAAATATTAAAGGTCATTATCATGCGAGGGTAGAAACCAGCAATCGATTTTATTTTTGCTTCCGATTTTATATGTTACTACAAATTACACGTTGTGCAATCAGAATTTCTTTGGtcatgaacaaaacaaaaatgatttaaCTGGCAAGTGCATGCATGACAACGTGCGGTCAACGTCCCTATTTTTATGGTTACATAGAGGGGGAATATATGGCATGCATGATCCAAGCCGTATACGAACATATATAGACACGTCCCAGTCTCAAATATTTATGTACAAATCATATTACCGACCCATACCTAAAATGCTGGGTTTTTTACAGCGCTGAAATATCGAAGATATATCTCTGGATAAATCATTGTAGAAAGTGATCATCACTTGTTACTATCTCTCTCTCATGTAGAGCATCATTACTGGTAGATATCTTCCAATGAATATCTACTATGtataataatagtattatttaatttcataattaaaatttaaaataaaagaaaagcaaaacaaTAGAAGGAAGACATCTTGCATTTGAGTTTCTTAATTAATTGTCAGAAATAAGTTATATGCAGAGATACTTATGATActaattcttattttttctattaatatgAAGGTGAGAAACTATGCTGGAAGTCATCAATAAAATGTTCTAACTTATACTTTGTTAGAACTCTAACCACATCATTCTTCtgtcaaaataaaacaaaaatgaaaatattggaATGGAAAACCTCCCTATCATAGTTTTTTCGCGGACAGTAAACTGTTCACgaatttttgtaataattagAGTTAGATTAGATTAGATTAAGCAAGTCAATAAAATATGGATAGCATTTCCCATTTTCCTCGTTATTGTAGaaactttcatttttataaGAATCTCCGACCACTTTTTAATTTAGTCCTCcacacaaaattattttttgttcatttgtGACTTTTCTTTGTTTGCGCTTCTgcattttttttctctacagTTGTCTTACAATTTTGCCTAGACAGGATTTATaaagaaatcaaagaaattatattattgACATGTATTGATATAGAAGGAGAATTAGGACCGTGCTAAACTTATtgttcatataaaattataagtacacttttttgtaactaaattaTAACTACACTTGTTTATGACATTTAAGCTTAAAtatttcatcgtaaaatattgaagcttttatttaaatacataatacTTTTTAGTTAAATgattttttgacaacatgattCAAAAATTCGtataacatataatataatctcaaactaaataattatgtttttttggtataaaatcgaataaattgaaaatgacggtatataaactaaatcgaaccgaagtaaatatgaatttagaatagtagttatatttcactaaccgaaataccaaaaaaacgAAATGAACCAAAACCAATctgatatccggattgaacatcCATAATCTAAATGAAACcaaactattgtttcattctccaaaatatattaaaataacaacttcatcccGTGGAAGACGCAGATCTTATCCTATTGTATTGATATAGAAGGAGAATTAGGACCGTGCTAAACTTACtgttcatataaaattataagtaTACCTTTTTGTAACTAAATTATAAGTACACTTGTTTATGACATTTAAGCTTAAGTAAACATATCACAGTTTCTTGAACAAACAAATtgaagttgttttttttttttgaaccacCAATTCTTATTGTTggtagaaaaaaaataatttacttgCTGTGTAGAttcaaaaagttaaaatattttttttttggtaatcaagTTAAAATAATTGTATTACATAAGTAGTATATCTCCTAATCTCACATTGTGCGTGGATCATGTGATAGaaccaatctttttttttccgatATGACATCACGAAGCTTTCGGCCTAACTTTTTATGACTCCTTGGAGCTTTCAGCCGATTTGTGAACAAGGACCAACAAAACAATAGTCTAGATCCATGTTCGGAATCGCGCTAGGCGTGAGTCGGGCGGTTGGTACGGGCCTAGCGAGTTGTAAGAAAATCGGAGATTAATCGGGAGTTAATCGGGGATTAATTTTGAgtgtttttttcaattttaatagctTATGTAATATAAAACATGATTTACCAGGTTTGAAGAGAAAGTTATCGTGGTGTAGTGGTTTCTATGCATATTCTATGTCAAGAGATCCTCAGTTCGAGTAACCCTTggttcgttttttatttttattttgtttttaactcATTAATGGCATAATTGTAAATATCCcttcatcttctttgttgtCTCTTCCTTTCCTCTGACCTACTAATTTG is a genomic window containing:
- the LOC108834649 gene encoding phospholipase A(1) DAD1, chloroplastic, whose translation is MRFSLSPARPYSVVPSLPNYDVVSHVNVNMSWSRKCRCVLTLPSPTISTSRSPVIPKPEMWEGLLLNQDHNSGELTFSGSNSPVKLNRKWKEYQGLQNWEGLLDPLDDNLRGEILRYGQFVESAYQSFDFDPSSPTYATCQFPRNTLLDQSGLPNSGYRVTKNLRATSGINLPRWIEKAPSWMATQSSWIGYVAVCQDKDEISRLGRRDVVISFRGTATCLEWLENLRATLTHLPDGPSGPNLNGSNSGPMVESGFLSLYTSGAHSLRDMVREEISRLLQSYGDEPLSLTITGHSLGAAIATLAAYDIKTTFKRAPMVTVMSFGGPRVGNRCFRKLLEKQGTKVLRIVNSDDVITKVPGVVLDNREQDNVKMTASMPSWIQKRVEETPWVYAEVGKELRLSSRDSPYLNGINVATCHELKTYLHLVDGFVSSTCPFRETARRVLHR